GGTGTCTGCGGGGTATTCCGAGAGTTGGAATATCTGAGTCCACCATCTGAATGGGATGCCACCGCGAATCAGGGCGGCGTTTGATCTCCGTGGCGAGCTACGTCAGCTGCGTAAGCGGCCCAGTCTCCTGCGGCAATCTGCTGCCAGATGACGACGACGTCGACCTGGATCCCGAGCAGGCGGGCCAGGAACCCTGCTGGAAGCCCGGCTGCCAGGGTGAACAAGGCAGTTGAACGGTCCGGGCGGGGGCGCAGTCCCATTCTCTTCAGCCGCTCGTCGAGGCCGGCGAAGTCGATGTGTTCACCGGGACGGCGCCCAGGAAACAGCCAGGGGCTTGCGTCTGGAGTGTGGGGCTTGGAACGCGTTTTGCGCGTGTCAGCAAGCTCCCGGACGAGACCTGCGAGCGGTTCAGGGAGGGTGACCGGCGTACTCCCGAACAGGATCCGGGTGTGACCACCTTCTAAAACCACGTGATCGATGGTGAGCCGGCAAATGGTTCTGGGGCGCTGGGCGTAGAGAAGGAGCAGAAGTCCGGCGACGCGGTCCGGGGTGGTGAGAGTGGTGTCGTGGAGCAGGCGTCGTACGTCGGTCCAGCGACGTTCGCTGTCGATGCTGTGGGCTGGGCCCATCCAACGGACTGCAGGATAGGTCAGTCCCGTGGCGTGCCCGTGAGAGACCGACCAGCGGACAAAGTGGCTGGTTTCACAGGGGTAGGTGGAGTGGGGAGAGGTGATCCATCGCTCGAGGTCGGGCTGGGTACAGGTAGCGAGGGCGAGGTGTTGTTCTCGGAGCCAGTCCAGGAAATTCACCGCCGCGGTGATGTGGGTACGGACATTGGCGGCCTGAAGCCTCGTGGCGGGTGCGTTGTTCAGACGGTTGCGGAGGCGGCGCAGATGGTGCCAGACGGCGTATCCATGAAGGATTCGGTGTTCAACAGGATCGGTACGGTCCTTCAGGGCCTGGGCGGTCCAACGTTCCAGTCGGGTGAGGTATTCGTCGCGGGCGGGCAGGGCTTGAGTGGCAACGAGGATTCCTCGCAGATGCGAAACCGCTTTGTTGAAGGGCAGTTCGTCCAGGGTTGCGTGAGTCAAGGGGCGCGGGTCGGCGTCGATGGCGCGCAGCAGAGTGATGACCCTCGGCAGTTTCAGCCAGGCCATGGTCGTGTCCGGCCGTCCGTTGTTGAGGAGGGCTTCGTACAGCGGAGTGAGACGTTCAGGGAGGTGCTGGCCGGACCCGCCGAGGTATTCGCGCAGCCGCCGGCCGAGAACGCACCTGGGGCAGGTGCGGGTGGTGAGCTGCCAGGGAGCGTCGCAGGTCTTACAGCGACTCCAGGCAGCCGGGTCCGGGTTGACGCAGCTGGCGCATAGAGGGGCCTCGCGCGTTCCACCCCGTGTAGGTGCGGTGGTCCCGCATCCGCTGCACGTAGCCCAGCGTTTCTCGCATCCGTCGCACCAGGGCTCACCGGTGACGGGTGAGACCCAGCCAGGTCCCGTGCGTCGGCACATGGTGCAGGTCACCTGTTGGCGCGGGCGGCAGCTGACGCACCGCGGCCCATCGGCAAGACGGCTGGCCACTCTGCGGCGGCGGCCGCAGCTACGGCACTCTTCATGATTGGCAGGGTCGTTGACGACGCAGTCTGCACAGACCGGCCCGCCATCAAGATCGCGGGCAGCCGGATCCCGCACAGCACCGCAGAGGGTGCAGGGGACGGCTCTGACCCGCCCGTAACAGGTCCTGCAGATTCGTTGTCCGTCGACCATGGGCCGTAGCCGCACTGTCCGGTGGCAGCGGGGGCAGGACGGTCGGGTGATCCCGGTGGCACCTGCAGCGAGGAGTGCGTCGATGAACCTCAGCGCTGCCTGCGAAGCGAGATGCCCCTGGCCGGTGAGAAGTTCGGGCCGGGCGAGGAACTCTCGGGCCATCCTCTCCTGCTGCAGCACGTAATGGCATGCCTGTTGCGTCGCCCGCTCGACCGTCTGCTCACTCAAACCCGGGCTGTGGCCCCTGACCAGCGCGGCCAGAGCGGGGATGGCTTGCGGGTCGCTATCGGGGCAGCGATGGCACCGTGGTTTCCCCTCCCGGTCCCGGCTGACGGTCTTGCGTGCCTTGCCGCATCCGGCGCAGGGCCTGTGTTCCTCGAAGCACGAGCCACACCCCCAGGTGCCGGCAGCCCAGTACGAAATCTTGCGTTGTTCACGGTCACACCGTGAACAACGCGGTGCAGCGACATTGCCTGCGCCGGCTGCCTGTAAGGCCAAGAGCAGTTCGGCAACAGCTTTCGGAGCCGGTGGACGGCCCGTACGCAGTACCTGCGGATCGGCCTCCAGCGCATCGGCCAGACGGCGCCGTTTAGACCGTTCGGAAGTGATGCTCACGATGACATCGCGCACCTGGTCCGGAGAGAGGTGCTGTTCGATGCGGCAGACGTGGGAGACGATCCGCTGAACTGGATCGGAGGCGTACTCGGCCTCGGATGCGGGGGTCACTCGTCGGCCCTGCTGATACGGGCACGTGTGGGTCTCAGATCACCGACCCCGTGTTCGCCACCGGCCCCACCCGCTGCGGCCCTCTTCCTCTTCGCGGACTCGGCTGCCACGACAGGCTCGATGAGATCGTCCATCGAACAGTCGAGGATGTCGAGCAACGCCATGAGGATCTTCAGGCTCAGCCGCTCCGGTCGCTCCACGGCCAGCCGGTAGACCTGGCTGGTGGACAAGGTGATGCCGCGCGCCGCCAGAGGCGGAATCAGGTCGGTGGTGGAGAACATGCCGCGGTCCGCCATGACGTGCCGAAGGTGCCATCGGTAGTCGAGCTTCGCGTTCATCCGTGCCCGCCTACAGTCGACGGCTCGGCAAAAGCAGGTGCGAGCGCCCGCTGCAGAGCGCTGTTCA
This genomic stretch from Streptomyces nigrescens harbors:
- a CDS encoding helix-turn-helix domain-containing protein, which produces MNAKLDYRWHLRHVMADRGMFSTTDLIPPLAARGITLSTSQVYRLAVERPERLSLKILMALLDILDCSMDDLIEPVVAAESAKRKRAAAGGAGGEHGVGDLRPTRARISRADE